One genomic region from Mangifera indica cultivar Alphonso chromosome 17, CATAS_Mindica_2.1, whole genome shotgun sequence encodes:
- the LOC123200769 gene encoding cytochrome c oxidase subunit 6b-2, translated as MADEIELKTAPADYRFPTTNQTRHCFTRYIEFHRCLAVKGEESNECERFAKYYRSLCPGEWIERWNEQRENGTFPGPL; from the exons ATGGCGGACGAG ATTGAACTCAAAACGGCTCCTGCTGATTATCGGTTCCCGACCACTAATCAAACCCGACACTGCTTCACTCGCTACATTGAGTTTCATAG GTGCTTGGCCGTGAAGGGTGAAGAATCTAATGAATGTGAAAGATTTGCCAAATACTATCGTTCCCTCTGCCCGGGTGAATGG ATTGAAAGGTGGAATGAGCAAAGGGAGAATGGGACTTTCCCAGGTCCTCTTTAA